The Canis lupus familiaris isolate Mischka breed German Shepherd chromosome 7, alternate assembly UU_Cfam_GSD_1.0, whole genome shotgun sequence nucleotide sequence CCAGGGAATCTTTCTAAAACAGGAAAACCGTAGCACATACGGCTGCCATTTGAAAGCCTGAGTTTTCTAAGGGTATGATACCTGGTGACAGTCTTGATGTGTGCCAGTGGATGTGAGTCCCAATACTTCACCATTCTCTGCCTGcataatttaaaatgacaatGTAGCCTGTCAAACTTGCATGTGAGTGAAGTTCCTtggatatttataaaacatcaaGTAGATAGAATTGTGTCAGCAAAAGATGGGTCCCAGGATTTTTGGATGGTAGTTGCTGGCGACACACTATAGGCTGAGCTTAAAGCTACGGCACGAATACGGCGGTGCACGGTTGTGAGGGTCTTTTCACCATTGCAGCCAAAGGGTATCACAATACTCCAAGCAAGTCAACGATGCACCTCTCGTTTTGTGCATGAATTGATGATCCACGGGCTCCAGGTCCCCCTGAGAAAGCGGCGCCCACGCATACCGAGCAAGCAGCGGTCTGCAGACCCAGCTGACGGTTTGCTGGCCGAAGGCCTGCCACTTCGGGAGTCCGCAGGTTTTCTTACGTGTAGTTGTAGACGCAGCCTGCCTGCTTCGATAGCCACGTTCCCAAGCGTGCGTGGACACCCGTCCTCGTGAGTTTTCTGATGCTTAAATACTTGCAAAACTGGGCGCAGAGAGCGAGCGCCGCAACCTGCACCAGCAGCGCCCAGCGAAACCCCGCCCGCGTCTGCGTGGTCCGGCCCCCTGGGTCCCGCAGCGCCCCGCCCCGGCGCCGGGCTCTGACGTCACCCCCTGCGCCGCGCGCGGCAGAAACAGGAAGTGGGACCAAAACAAAGGAGCGGCGGCCGGGAGCGgacctgcctctttctctctctttcgaGCTCGTTTTGGCCCTGGCCCCCGACCCCAAGGAGGCGCCCGACTATGTCCAACATGGAGAAACACCTGTTCAACCTAAAGTTCGCCGCCAAAGAACTCAGCAGGAGTGCCAAAAAATGCGACAAGGAAGAAAAGGCCGAAAAGGCCAAGATTAAAAAGGCCATTCAGAAGGGCAACATGGAAGTGGCGAGGATACACGCCGAAAACGCCATTCGCCAGAAGAACCAGGCGGTGAATTTCCTGAGGATGAGTGCGCGGGTCGATGCGGTGGCTGCCAGAGTGCAGACGGCGGTGACGATGGGCAAGGTGACCAAGTCGATGGCCGGTGTGGTTAAGTCGATGGACGCAACGTTGAAGACCATGAATCTGGAGAAGATCTCTGCTTTGATGGACAAATTTGAGCACCAGTTTGAAACGCTGGACGTCCAGACGCAGCAGATGGAAGACACGATGAGCAGCACGACTACGCTGACCACCCCCCAGAACCAAGTGGATATGCTGCTCCAGGAAATGGCAGACGAGGCTGGCCTAGACCTCAACATGGAGCTGCCGCAGGGCCAGACCGGCTCCGTGGGCACCAGCGTGGCCTCCGCCGAGCAGGATGAACTGTCCCAGAGACTGGCCCGCCTGCGGGATCAGGTGTGACAGCCGAACCCCCCCTGAGGTTTCCTGGCCGTGGCCGCCTTCCGAAATGTTCTGTATATTAGTGAGATCCTCTACTGTAGGGACTCAACATGCCAGAATGCTGAAATGCTCTTTACTTAAGATGCTTCTATCTTTGGGTTTACAGTGCTCTCCAGATACACTAAGAAATTCCAGGCTTCCTCCATCTTAACTGGATTTTAAAGTTCCGTATAGCTTGTGATGTGTATTTTTATAGCTGCTTCTTAGGTATTTGGTGTGTATGAATCTTTCTCAAAAGTCTGGTCAAAACTCTCGTTCCGTATATTCAGTTTTCTGTCTGAATTCTCAAAAtcgaactttttaaaatttagcgtAATTGGTAATATCTAGAATTGACAGGTGGTGCataaaaattgaagaaaggaGAATGATTACTTAGATTGGTTACAGGGCTATCAACACCTCATTCGACTTAATGGACAGTCTATTTCtgtgtattgttttttttctttgccatcaCATCCAGACTACTGTTCTATTGATCTGCTCTCGTAACTTACACTAAAATTATGGTAGGACATTCTGCATAATGTTGTCTTACTATTTGTTCCCCCAGATTTTTCTGTGTGGTAGTTATCCTTTTATAACTGGAGAAAATGCCACAtaatttattataaggaaaaattgttcactcatttatattttcttttactaaagAGCTTTTCAAAAGACACGGTTTAACATGACAGTTTCATATGAACATCTTGAACACATTTCTAGTTCTTTTCCTATTTCAACACTTTGATTAAACGTGTCATAAAGTATGTTAATTAGCATGGCAGTCATGATTACTCTAACATTGCCAAAGAACTGTTGATTAGTTTTGAGAAAACCATGGGGTGGTGTGTTTGTAGATTTTGTTTAGATGTTAATAACCAAAAATAGGTATAAAATTAGAACTGCTTTTCAAGTTctaattatttgcatttattattttcttttaaagcaacAACTTGTTGAAAAAccttagaaatgtaaattggaatattttatttagccaTGCAAATAACTTAAATCTAAATGCAGCCATCTGGAAGTCTGAGAAGGAAAGATGCAGAATGGGACAGCAGGCTTGACCCTCTAAGGCTAGAGCCCATCTTTGCTGCATTTCTTCTTTCTGGGACAGAAGTGTGTATTCTCTGTCTGCAAAGTAAAGCCTGTAGCCACCACTTTCTCATAGCCTCCAAACATGGAGAGCAGCAATTTGCTTTTGCCTTGGCAAGTATATTAATCGAAGTCAAATACTTAAGGATGTTTGAAattccccccttcctcccctggtAGATTTCCCCATAAAAGAATTCAGTGTTTCAGAAGATACTTCTAGGGATTCTTCGAAGCCCTTTGAAAGATTCATGACCAAATAGTCACCATTACGTTTTCCAGTATGAATGAgtgtgttaaaggaaaaaaaaaaaaaaaagaacaggtataTGCAGATGAGGACTTACCCTCATATTTAAGTGTCTTTATATCTGACTGGATATTGTTCCAAAGTCTTCCTTAAGGGACACCTGTCGGTTGTCTGTCCTGCATCTTCTTTCTAACTAAGACTTTTCCCTTTTGGTGTCTCTTCTCATCCATATGGTTGCACAGAAGCAGCTATGTGAGTATAGCATGAGTCGTACCCCTCTTTagactggaaaaaataattacaacttAAAGTAAAGCTCAGTGTCAAATCCTTTGGTAAATTAAAGACCCTTTTATAGTGCAAATATTCccaacaaaattaatatattttgtgaGATTAAACAATGCTTGTATATGCTTGaactttcttaaaatatgttcatttcaaACTATATGAATGTACATTTTTATGaaccataaatattttcaaaagcataCCAGGCCCATGAATTATTTCCTCACTTTTGCAGTTGATGAAATGCTAAAATGTAAACCACAGAAGTTtgtcaaataaatcattttaaactGCATGTTACTGCATGTGAGTGTGCATCCTGTTTAAAAAACCAAGTACGAAGAAAGAATTCAGAGGTAGATTTGGTTCAAAAAGCATGGTATTTTTCTAGACTCTCCCTTACCACCTTAATTTGTTTTGTTGACATGGAATTTCCATGTATACTTCTAGAAACCCTAGCTATTActtctttaataatttcttcatgGCAACAAGGTTCTTCCTCATCTTGAAACTTAAGTGAGCTAATGATAGGTGTGACTTACAAAAGGCTCAACACACCAAGGATGCAGTTAATCTTTCAGACAGCCACTAATACAGTTTTTAtgcttatttctcctttcttactTCCTGCCTTCAAAATGcacagattgtgtgtgtgtgtgtgtgtgttgtttttaagattttatttattcatgagagacacaggcagagggagaagccacctgggtgcccccaagTGCACAGTTTCTAACATGGACTTAGAATATACTTTTATGAACTATTTAGTTTATTTCAGTTTAATGATATATATGCACTTGGAGAACTCTTAATAAACCTGTTTCTCCTggaagtgtgtatgtgtgacttTCAGACGGAGGCATGCTATGAATCTTACACACTACGTGCCTACCCTGTGTCCTTGATTTGGAAAAGAGCCGCCTAAAATAAGCACCAGTCTAATAACCTTATTAACTGAACATGGTCTCAGGTTAGCCAAATAAACGTCACATCATAAAGCAGAAGTAAGGGACCTCTGTTCTGGATGCTTCCTCTTATACGCACATCATGCACACCATTCTCTAGGAGGCATTTCTGTAGCCAAAATCCAAAGTTCAAGGTCTTTGATACTAATGGCAAAAAGCCACAAGCCAGGGGACATTGAATAAACTGATGAACAGGGAATCCCTGAggggctcggtggtttagcacctgcctttggcccagggtgtgatcctagggtcccaggatcaagtcccacatcgggctccctgcatggagcctgcttctccctctgcctgtgtctctgcctctctctctctcctctgtgtctttcatgaataaataagtgaaatcttaaaaaataataataattaataaataaactgatGAACAGGcacttgtaatttctttttcttttaatcaactGAATGGCATTAGCAAAAATACCTGCCTGGTTTACCTAGATTTGTTTTTCTACAAGATAAGACACCGTCTGTCTTGGTCACAATTACTGGGCCTGGTGTGGAACGCAGCTCAGTTGGCACCTGGTAGTAGTTCCTAGCATGAATGCATGGCTCACTCGGGGCTCTCACCCGTGATCACTTCCAGGAGCTCTCTAATGACAACGAATATAGTGTGTAAAGGGGGTGCAGCGGGCACTCGGCCAGAGCCCTCGTGTGTCTCCTCAGAAGCATGTCCCCAAATTCCAGTGTTTGTTCCTGCTCTTCACAGTTTATATAtcatccctccctctcaaatagtAGCAGGACAGACAGTTCAGCAGCATTTATTTAGAATGACTGCATATAATAAAAGATTGAGACCAAAGTATATCAGATGTTGGTTATTTGGGGCttctttctagagaaaaaaaaaaaaaaaaaacgccacTTCTGCCTTAAACAGTCTTCAGTACAGTTAGGTAGGTAAAGCAtacacataaagagaaaaatggacaTGAGTGTATACAAATGTTAAgtcagggcacccgggtggctcagtggctgagcatctgcctttggctcaggtcatgatcccggggtcctgggatcgagtcctgcatcaggctacctgcagggagcctgcttctccctctgcctgtgtctctgcctctctctctgtgtctctcaggaataaataaatagaatcttaaaaaatgttaagtcaTCAAGATGAACACTTAAGATCAGTGTGCTTGACGCACATTATGTGTTTTACACCTTGACTTTGAAAAAAGCAGTAAGTCATAGTATAAGGCTGTAGTCTGTGCTAATCAAATCATGAACATGAAGTACACAGAGAATGTAATCACAATGTTGGTAGTGGTTAGAACTGCCTCTGGGTAGGGTTGAATCTGGAACTAGCAAGAAAAGGAAGCGGGAATTACCCAAAGGTCTGAGAGGCCCAAAGCCTTACAGGGATTTGAAAGGAGTGGAGGGTTCATTCGATGTCCATGTCAAGACGTCAAAAGGAGTGAAGAGACTGGACAGACTGGGAGGGGCTCAAAGGCCAGGCTGACTGAACATGTGGACTTTATGCTGAGGAAAGGAGCAGGAGTGTGAGTCATCAAAAACTgtatcgggcagcccgggtggctcagcggtttagcactgccttgagcccaggttgtgatcctggagacccaggatcgagtcccacatcaggctccctgcatggagcctgcttctccctctgcctgtgtctgcccctctctgtctctctctgtgtgtcttccatgaataaataaataaaatcttaaaaaaaaaaaaaaaaaaactattgtccCAGTGAAGTGAGAGAGCCTGGAGCAGTATGGCagtaaaaaaagagaggaaaaagcgTTCCACAGACTGTGATGTGCACAGGGGTCACTGAATCCCCGGGGCTACTGCGCATCAGAACCACCTGGGATATGGCTCAGCTGCAAATCCTCATCCCCAAGGTCTGCAGGtgctgctgcggctgctgctgctggtctgaggaccacCTTCTAAGTAGCATGGATCTCAACCTGCTGCACATGGGAACCACCTGGTACCTTGTCACTGTGTAGGTAATCTTGTTCTCCTCCACAGCGTTTTTATATCACGTACGTTAGCATCACGAAGTAAATTTCTGTAACTGAGAGAAATTTCTTACCAACCTTTGGCAGAGTTCCAACTTGCTACATTTTtcacaaacaaaataattatgaatacaCTCATTAAATTTAGTTGGTGCTTTTTCTCAGATCTCATTGTTTAAAGGTATTTAACAATAGTTTTCATCTTTTCGTGATCCCTCATCCCTCTTCATGATCAACTCCACATTCATAAGAACTCTGTGACTTCTGAGTTATTTTACTGGGGTAGCAAACAGCAGGTGAGAAACAGACAATGAGCTGCTATTTGGTGCCAGTATTAAGCAAGAGGGGGAATATACATGACAAGAATGAAAATGTTTCTGCAAACATGAATATCCTCAGCTTTAGCaggaaataatgtgaaaaaaatcaaagcaaattgctttttaattatttcgTGCATATCACCATGGTGAGTTTTTATAATCGTAGTTTGGTATTGTCTTGCAACTCTATATCTAGTGTGAATGAATGGCTCTTAAATCTGGTTAATTTTTGCACTTAAGAGGCAGTGGCATATTTAAGAAGACAATTTTACTAACCCTTTAGAATGTAGTCATACAAAATTCCATGTATGATTTAGAAGACccttttaaaactcatttctCTATAGATACTATCTTAGGAGCTCCAATTTGAAGTGTTTCTACAACATGCTGGAAAATATATTGATTGAACCAGACTAAGGTTGGCAGAAATCTACCACTACagatttctctttcattcctttaTGCCTTCGAGGGTCTTTCAAAGAACTGGGGGACACATTCACATTCGGGGGggaattttcacattttcttttcattgcacAAATTTGAAATGCATGAACTGACAATACCATTCAGCATCAGTAACAATGCAGAAGATACTCTTGGAAATGTTCATTGACGCTTTTCGGGTCTCAGATGATTAAGTatcagagctggaaggaacttTGAATTCCATCGTGGAGATTAGGGATGGGAACGAGCTTGACATCTTTGCCTTTGTCACTGGCATCTCCGAACCACTTATTTTTAATGGGGCTCAGTAAGGTACTCCCACTGCTTCCTTTGGAAGGCAGTCTTTAATCACACTTATCAAGaacttttgatgtattttttaacatttcatcgTTTCTACTTATACTAGTCATTACCATCTGAATAAATTCACCCACCTACCTCTACTTTATTTGCATCCTGCTTGAAATTAGTTGCTTCCTAAACTCTAACTATAGCCATAGGCTCCATATTTAGGTTCATTTCCTAGCCCCTTTAATCAGAGATGATTGGTTTCTGTAACACATGTTTAGTATTATATGTCTCCTGCCAAGAGGACAGACCATCTCTGAATCAAATTATTATAGCTTACACAGTGTGAGGGCAGCAGcccatctgcccccaccccaccctcagaCCCACCCAGTTGTCTGGGTGAGAGACCAATGCCCCCTTTCCAGGAGCTGAAGACTCTCCATCACAGAGTCTTTCTGCCCCTTACCTGCTAGATGATTGGGAATTCAGTGTGTACTTCAGGACTCTCCACTCCACCAAATTTGAGCAGCAAGGACTGAGCCACACAACACTGTGGCTCCCAAACCAGGCCTCAAGCCAGCCAGGCCCCTCCTGGCACCTCCCATGTTTCCCTAGCTCCCCGTAGCCCCTCCTGTGGCACTTGCAGGGCTGTCTGTACTCTGTCCAAGCCTCTCCCCCTTGGGAACTAGCTCTGCCCCAGCCAGTTCTCCCACCTTCCGGTTAGGCACATAGCAGCACCTCCCAGGGCCCGCAGTGCCCACTCCAGAGAGGCCCCGGGCAGATCACAGTCCCTTTGGCTTCTCTGAAGCCTTGCCACCTGGCCATCGTTCTGTTGTCCTTCTCCAGGAGCAGGTGGCTCTCCCACCCACCGCTACCACAGTTGCCATCCAGGGGTAGGACCGGCCCTATCTTCTAGCCGAAACGAGTTCATCCCTGATGCTGCCCTCCTGCCACTTCCTGTCTCTGAAAGGAAATCCCTTCCACCAGCGGACCCATTCTTGCCCCTTCCTACATTCCACCTGTGGCCTACCTGTGGCAAGGGCGCCTCTAAGGCAGGTCTTGTTTGTGGAGCTGCTGGCCCTTGTCCACAAGGGTGCACGGATGAGGGGCTGCCAATGTCACCCCAGCACCAGGCCACCATCCTGGACCACTGAGGACTACTTTTACCTCTCCAGTAGGAAGGAGATAACAATGGCCAAGGGCATTAAGTGCTCTTCATGTACCTTCGGCCCCTGTCTTGTCCATGCTAAGAAGCATCTCATGGGCCTGCCATGCAGGCTGGTGGAGGGAGTTTGTAGGGATGCGGTGGTGACAGCCGTCCTGCACTGTGCAAAATGCCCACAAGCACGAGAGCACTAGAGGAAGGCCCATCATTGCTTTACTTCGGTAAAGGAACCCCCACCACAGCAGAGCTGGACAGGCAAGAAAGTCGCCGTGTCCCTTCAGGCTGGGGCACATTGTCTCCCCCAGCCAGGAGGCCGGGGCCCACTCCAACCCGTCCCCCTCCTCTGTGCCCTTCCCTCTGAAGCCTCGCTGCCCCCCCTCTTGCCAGAAGGAGTCCTCGCTCACCGGGTAACCAGGCCCCGTGTCCCCTGTGTCTTGAAAACCTCCCAGTGTCACTAGGGGCCGGGCCTCTCAGACCTCTGCCGGCTGCGGGAGGAGGGGGCGGACATTCGTTCCTCCAACAAGATCCGGGGCCCGGGCCTGTGCCAcgtgctggggggcggggggcgaggaaCCGGGCCCGGGGCCACGTGGCCTTCCGCGCGCGCAGGCGGCTGATACCACGTGCTCCCGCTGATACCACCTGCTGATACCACGTGGCGGCAGGTGCACAGCCAGGTGAGGCCCGCCGGCCCGCGCACGCACACTGGCAGCGCGCAGGTGTCCTGAGGGGCCTGGCCCGGAGGACCACCTCTGGCCTCCCACGCCGTGTTTACATTGCAACGTGGCCTGCTCCTGGCTCCACCCCGAAGGAGGGGGACGGAAGGCcgaggctggggggcgggggtgctgcgGGGGGTGCGTGGAGGGGGGGGGATAGAAAATGCAGCTTTAGCCTAAGGCAGAACTTGCCCCAGCTTCCCTGCCCTGCTCGGGCGACTGTCCCACCCCCCGTGCCCACAGCCCAGGAGAGAGCCGTCAGAGAGCACCCCTGAGCATTTGCTGGCTCTCTTTTCAGCTTCCTGGAGAGAATCGACAGTGTCAGTTTGGTGGACTACACACCCACAGACCAGGTATGTGAAGCTAGAGAGAGCCCCAGCCACCTGCTGGAATTTGGCGAGATTCGAGGAATTGCCGGTTTTattcaatgatatttttaatggGGGGGGGATCCATAAATAGCTACTTCTTGCAAATTGTTTCCACTGTCCCTGCAGGGGCATGTGGCATGTTTACCATACCCTGTGATTTGCTCCCTGACGTGGCTCGCTAAAATGTGCTAGATTTCTGAACTGCCAACACCAAAATAATCTTATCTGTGGAATAGGAATATGCAATTCCCATTCCTCTTGGAGGCGTCCACAGAAAACCCCACCTTTGCTTCTCCAGCTTCGTGCATTCTGCGCATTCTGCTTTGGGCACTGGTGTGGGTCCCACATCACGGACACACTCTCCAAGTGTGACCTGTGGGCTGAGCTGGATATAAGCGCCCCCACTGCGCATTTGTAAGTAGCAGAGAGGGACCTCCTATGCCCCTGGAACCTTGGCCATCAGGCATCTGCAGAGACTCGGATCACCCTGAACTGCTCGGCTTAGAAGCCCCCCAGACACCTCTAGAGCTAGTGAACTCCTTGGAAGCTAGGGGCTCCGTTCTCAACTGCCTTTCCAAGACTCCCCCAGTGTGTGTGTCCCTGGAGGGCCTTGGCTATGGGCCCCTCCTGGCAGCTCTCTCTTCTTTGCGTCCCCTGGAAGCCTAAGGTCCTCTCTCCCCTGCAATCCATCTCTCTATGAGACTGGCCCCAAGAGCTTGAAATTACCCAACAGCAATTGACCCTTTAACTTCTCACCCAAACGGTCTGCACCCAGAGCAGGCGGCTCTCCAGGGTCTCGTGTCAGGTACACCTGTGATAGGAAGCACTCGGACATGTGcagatgtgatttaaaaaaaaaaaaaaaagaaaagaaaaatcctaaagaaaatataagcacaGGTATTAAGTCTCTAAGACCAAACCAGTACGTTAATTGTGACTTTCTGcttggggggaggaggtggagggccGAGTATTTGTCTGACTTTTTAACTATTATCGTCTCTcttacaatttagaaaaaaacgGTTATTTGAAAAACTGGGTTATTGTGGTTGCATTCAGGGCTCTCCTTCTGAAGGACAACAATGATGCCACTTGGTTTGTCTTATTCTCAGGACCTTCTCAGATGCAGAGTACTGACATCAGGGATTTTTGAGACCCGATTCCAAGTGGACAAAGTAAACTTTCAGTAAGTTGTTGAGAGCAGGCCTGCAGAGACAGGGCAGGATGCCTCCCTGGCTGGCTGCTGGGACCCTAATGGGATTGGGGATCCAGCTGTCCACCTGTGGGTCCTGGGGTTTCTGTCATCCCAAATGTACCTCACTGCCCTTGTGAATAAGCCCATACAGATTCTGTAGCCCTAAAGGGCATGCAGTGAGTTTAGGgcagggaggaaggtgggagCCAAAGCCACCTGAGAAGGTGAGAAATATCCAGCGGCATTTGGGTAGGTACAGAGCAGCCGCTCAAGCAGGTGCATGGTCCACGCAGGCTGCCCAAGATGTGGGCCCCAGGCCAACCTGGTGACTGCAGGGTGAGGACTGTGACCCCAAGGAACAACTGGGTGTGGATTCCTGGGCCAGGCAGTGGTGCAGAACCTCAGAGCGGGTGGAGCTGTCTGCCCAGGCTGTGCAGGGAGCAGTGCTGCAGGCCGGGAGCCAGAGCAGAGGAGGGAAGCACAGGGGGTCTCGCCTCAAATGACTGTGTCCTCTTGCTCCTCCACAGCATGTTTGATGTCGGAGGCCAGagggatgaaagaagaaaatggatcCAGTGCTTTAACGGTGATTCCTATGCTTTCTCGAGAACAGAGATGAATTCTCACGCTCATTCCCGCTACTGTGCTGAAGTAGCTTTAGATGAGATCGTCTATTCTATGCCTTAAATGTGAATCTGAATCTCATCATGGACTGAACCATCCCAAATTTACATTTATCATTGGCTTGTATGGGTACATGAGTGAAAGGACCAGTTATACGCACAGTGCTTCCTTCAGTCATTCTCATAATCACGGGAGGAAAATGAGTAGCAGTTGCGTGTGGACGTTATCATACCCGCACAGTGGCTGCCTGTCTAACGGAGGCgcttccctttgtctctcttctcccacACAGACGTCACAGCTATCATTTATGTCGCAGCCTGCAGCAGCTACAACATGGTGATTCGGGAAGATAACAACACCAACAGGCTCAGAGAGTCCCTGGACCTTTTCGAAAGCATCTGGAACAACAGGTTACAAAACTAA carries:
- the CHMP1B gene encoding charged multivesicular body protein 1b, coding for MSNMEKHLFNLKFAAKELSRSAKKCDKEEKAEKAKIKKAIQKGNMEVARIHAENAIRQKNQAVNFLRMSARVDAVAARVQTAVTMGKVTKSMAGVVKSMDATLKTMNLEKISALMDKFEHQFETLDVQTQQMEDTMSSTTTLTTPQNQVDMLLQEMADEAGLDLNMELPQGQTGSVGTSVASAEQDELSQRLARLRDQV